Within Lolium rigidum isolate FL_2022 chromosome 5, APGP_CSIRO_Lrig_0.1, whole genome shotgun sequence, the genomic segment CTGCACAAGAATAAATGACGCGCACGAGAATCATGCGAGATTGAGAAGAAGAAAATCATGCCGAGGGGAGGTGCCTGGGGAAGCTGCTTTCCCTGACTGCGCCACCGCCCTCTAGCAGGTCGAGTTCAGGGCGCCGGCCGGCTCTGCGGCGCGCACCACGTCCACACGTACTCCAGTGGCCAGTGCACGGCGGCAGCACCGTCCACGGCCACGCATGCAGGCCGGCCAGGCCCTGTGCATGCCACGGTAGCCCACCACGTGCGCGTGGCCTGGCGTCAGTCCGTCACCCCCATGTCTGTCGCTGTCTCCCGGTACGGCAAGCACGTACGTAGGCGGGAGCGACGACGCCACGGCCGGCCGGCcgagcggcgcgcgcgcgcggcggaggcggcgctccTTCTTCTTGCCGGCCTGTAGTAGGTGGGCGGCGAGGGGGCGTCAGGGCATGTAGAGGCGGTCGCGGCACTTGCAGCGCCACGCCACCGGGTAGTACTCCGTGGTGACCAGCACGCCCGGCGGCACGGACACGTGCACGGGCGAGCACGGGCTGCAGCTGCCGCACTTGGACGTGCACCGCGGCGGGTGCGACCCTGGGCCGCCGGAGAGCAGCCGACGCCCGACGGCGCCGCTGTCGTAGTGACCGATCTCCTGCAGCTGCACATCAAGACACGTAATTTAATTAGTTCAACGAGTGAACATCGTATCTGCGTAATCAATCACACGCGCGCGTACGTGCGTGCGCGTGTGGTCCGCGCCGTGTCAATATGAAAAGTGTACGGGCAGCGACGTATGTATGGTCGGGACGGGCCACGGGGTCCCCGGCGCCGTGGAAGGGCTGTCGGAATCTAGGTGCGCCGTACGCCGCGGCGAGCTGGCCGGTAGTTCTTGGTCGCGCATGATGGACCAGCGACTCTCGGCGAGAG encodes:
- the LOC124654809 gene encoding EPIDERMAL PATTERNING FACTOR-like protein 4; translated protein: MPPPTGSRRPGCDSGSMLRLLLVASLCCGCFFVVERWGNGALRSDSGRMAGAATHAGHDLIGHYDSGAVGRRLLSGGPGSHPPRCTSKCGSCSPCSPVHVSVPPGVLVTTEYYPVAWRCKCRDRLYMP